In Nocardia sp. NBC_00403, the DNA window GTCCTGCTGGCCGACCGGGTGGCGGCGCTGACCGCGACACGGGCGGCCGCGCTGGATGCGCACGGCGCGGAGTTGCGTCGGATCGAACGCGATCTGCACGACGGTGCACAGGCCAGGATCGCTGCGGTGATCATGCAGCTCGGCCTGGCCGACCAACTGCGCGAACAGGATCCGGCGGCGGCACAGGGATTGGTGCGCAAAGCGCAGGACACCGCGACGGCGGCGTTGGCCGAGCTGCGCGATGTGGTGCGCAGCGTGTACCCGCCGGTGCTCTCGGACCGCGGTCTGGCGAGCGCGATCTCGGCGCTTGCCGCCCGCAGCGCCATCCCGGTCGTGCTCGACCTGAGCCACGTGGGCAGGCGGCCCGCCGCTGTCGAGGCAGCCGCCTATTTCGTCATTGCCGAGGCGCTCACGAACGCCACCAAACACTCTGGCGCCGAATCCATTTCGATCGTGCTCGGTGGTGCGCCGGAGGTGCTGGCGATCGAGGTCTCCGATGACGGCGTCGGCGGCGCCGGGGAGGCCTACGGCGGCGGGCTCGCAGGCATCCGGCGGCGGGCCGAAGCGCTCGACGGCCGGATGGAGCTGACCAGTCCGGACGGTGGCCCTACTGTGTTGCGGGTGGAGCTGCCGTGCGGGTCATGATTGCCGAGGACGATGCCCTGCTGCGCGAGGGTCTCGTGCTCCTGCTGAGCACCGCGGGCATCGAGGTGGTCGCGGCGGTCGACAATGCCGACGACTTCCTTGCCGCGGTGGCCGCCGATCGACCGGACGCCGTCGTCGTCGATGTCCGGCTGCCCCCGACCTTCACCGACGACGGGCTGCGTGCGGCGGTGCGTGCCCGCACCATGCACCCGGGCCTTCCGGTGCTCGTGCTGTCGTCGTATGTGGAGGACAGCTACGCCGCGGAACTGCTCGGCGACGGTGCGGGCGGCGTCGGCTATCTGCTCAAAGAGCGAGTCGGCAAGGTCGACCGCTTCCTGGATTCGCTGCGCCGGGTCGCCGACGGCGGCACCGCGATGGACCCCGAGGTGATTTCGCAATTACTGGTGCGCCGCACCGCCGATGACCCGCTCGGCGCGCTCACCGCCCGGGAGCGGGAGGTGCTCGCGCTGATGGCGGAGGGACACAACAACACGACGATCGCCGAGCGGCTGGTGGTCAGCGAAGGTGCTGTGCACAAGCACATTCGCAGTATTTTCGCGAAGCTCGGGCTGTCGGCCGATGAGGTGGGCCACCGGCGGGTGCTCGCCGTGCTCGCGTATCTGAACGCGTGATCGTGACAGGCCGGGCGCGCCGAATCGCCTGAACCTCGGTGCGGCTCAGGCGATTATCTCCTCCGCCGTTCCGGCAGACGGCGCAGTCATGGCGCACCCGGGTCCCGAGATTTGCCGGGACGATGGTGCGGCGGTGTCAGTCGGCTCGGCAGGTGAGGTCGGCGGCGGGCAGGGTGCCGTCGCGGAGGTAGGTGTTCACCACGTCGTAGGTGCAGGTGTTCGGGTAGTTCCCGAAGATCCAGTGGATCGGGATGTCCTGCAACGTGAC includes these proteins:
- a CDS encoding sensor histidine kinase, whose protein sequence is MHYLRDRLRRLPSAIGYLVIGGVTSVLSLFAVIGLLLVVALSLVGVGIPAIPEALRVLRPLIGVERRRAARRLGEPIEAVYRPMEGDLRRQLATAFTDPANRRDIGWLLLHAVTGIYVGVLAVALPLSALNQLVIPAYWRLVPAGSIANFGIVVDSWPTALLNVLISVPVGAVALQLPVIAGWQATAAKILLCPPEDVLLADRVAALTATRAAALDAHGAELRRIERDLHDGAQARIAAVIMQLGLADQLREQDPAAAQGLVRKAQDTATAALAELRDVVRSVYPPVLSDRGLASAISALAARSAIPVVLDLSHVGRRPAAVEAAAYFVIAEALTNATKHSGAESISIVLGGAPEVLAIEVSDDGVGGAGEAYGGGLAGIRRRAEALDGRMELTSPDGGPTVLRVELPCGS
- a CDS encoding response regulator transcription factor, with the translated sequence MRVMIAEDDALLREGLVLLLSTAGIEVVAAVDNADDFLAAVAADRPDAVVVDVRLPPTFTDDGLRAAVRARTMHPGLPVLVLSSYVEDSYAAELLGDGAGGVGYLLKERVGKVDRFLDSLRRVADGGTAMDPEVISQLLVRRTADDPLGALTAREREVLALMAEGHNNTTIAERLVVSEGAVHKHIRSIFAKLGLSADEVGHRRVLAVLAYLNA